One segment of Asaia bogorensis NBRC 16594 DNA contains the following:
- the rpe gene encoding ribulose-phosphate 3-epimerase, whose amino-acid sequence MPQLKTPLIAPSILSADFARMGEEVEAVVRDGADWLHLDVMDGHFVPNMTFGPGMVAALRNRTDKPFDVHLMIEPADAFIEAFAKAGADHIHVHVENNPHVHRTLQHIRALGKKPGIAICPGTPPEALEYLLDLVDIILVMTVNPGFGGQKFLESQVPKIRKLRQMADATGRDIRIGVDGGIDLATAPLATGAGADMMVAGTSIYGQDDYAAAINSLRQVGSLS is encoded by the coding sequence ATGCCCCAGTTGAAAACGCCCCTGATTGCACCGAGCATTCTCAGCGCCGATTTTGCGCGCATGGGCGAGGAAGTCGAAGCCGTGGTGCGCGATGGGGCCGACTGGCTGCATCTGGATGTGATGGACGGGCATTTTGTGCCCAACATGACATTCGGCCCTGGCATGGTGGCAGCACTGCGCAATCGTACCGACAAGCCCTTTGACGTGCATCTGATGATCGAGCCGGCCGATGCCTTCATCGAGGCTTTCGCCAAGGCCGGTGCGGACCATATTCATGTGCATGTAGAGAACAATCCGCACGTGCATCGTACGCTCCAGCATATTCGCGCCCTCGGCAAGAAGCCCGGCATTGCCATCTGCCCCGGCACGCCGCCCGAAGCGCTCGAATATCTGCTCGACCTCGTCGACATCATTCTGGTCATGACTGTCAATCCCGGTTTCGGGGGGCAGAAATTCCTCGAGAGCCAGGTGCCCAAGATCCGCAAGCTGCGCCAGATGGCCGATGCGACGGGGCGCGACATCCGCATTGGCGTCGATGGCGGCATTGATCTGGCTACCGCGCCTCTCGCGACGGGTGCCGGTGCGGATATGATGGTCGCAGGGACTTCCATCTATGGACAGGATGATTATGCTGCAGCAATCAACTCTTTGAGACAGGTTGGCAGCCTGTCCTGA
- a CDS encoding DUF1489 family protein, protein MLHMIKLVVGCTTLDELAAWMQRGERVEGYGVIRTRTMPKQADEISGQGSLFRVMGGLVLCRQPIIGFRPFTRPDGQLGTHILVTDEIIPVQPRAMRPFQGWRYLKPEDAPIDLGSSPAATGIENLPPALRRSLSELCLI, encoded by the coding sequence TTGTTGCACATGATCAAACTGGTCGTCGGTTGCACGACCCTCGATGAACTCGCCGCCTGGATGCAGCGCGGCGAGCGTGTCGAGGGGTACGGCGTCATACGCACACGCACAATGCCCAAACAGGCCGATGAGATCAGTGGGCAGGGCTCGCTTTTTCGGGTGATGGGCGGGCTGGTGCTCTGCCGTCAGCCAATTATAGGGTTCCGACCCTTTACCCGCCCTGATGGCCAGCTAGGCACCCATATCCTCGTTACCGACGAGATCATCCCGGTTCAGCCGCGCGCCATGCGGCCTTTTCAGGGCTGGCGCTATCTGAAGCCCGAGGATGCGCCCATCGATCTGGGCTCGTCACCCGCAGCGACGGGGATCGAGAACCTCCCCCCAGCGCTCAGACGCAGCCTGTCCGAACTCTGCCTGATCTGA
- a CDS encoding nucleoside hydrolase, whose translation MRCFLASLALAALTIGTASAETRNGPELVIADNDYLGPGGSNIQSVIPLLNNPKLKVLGLTVVAGDDWENAESARIRRFLEISGHRDVPVYDGATQPLINTVALTRLREQQYGSLPWKGAWGGMGSMDKTPDTQPAVAPTPDGKPELQPQGIPAALFMIQQVHAHPHEVTIIEAGPMTNLALAIRLDPSFASTAKQLVFMGGYLDLAMMSVTGNADNGSDFNLIFDPEAAHITLTAPWAHITSVANVSNDVVLSKAEVEAIARDHRSAATDYLVRYYVPLAMWDEVTSAIVADPSLVTKKQDAYMDVEIGKGIGYGHAYVWPDALAPKAMGVRKVSIVQAIDVDRFKKLYAGWAQGFMGKH comes from the coding sequence ATGCGTTGTTTCCTTGCCAGTCTGGCGCTTGCCGCCCTCACCATCGGCACAGCCTCCGCCGAAACCCGGAACGGTCCGGAGCTTGTGATTGCCGATAATGACTATCTGGGGCCGGGCGGCTCGAACATCCAATCCGTCATCCCCCTGCTGAACAACCCGAAACTGAAAGTTCTCGGCCTGACGGTCGTGGCTGGCGATGACTGGGAAAATGCCGAAAGCGCACGTATCCGTCGCTTTCTGGAAATTTCGGGGCATCGTGATGTGCCGGTTTATGACGGGGCAACCCAACCCCTGATCAACACAGTGGCGCTCACGCGCCTGCGCGAGCAGCAATATGGCAGCCTGCCCTGGAAAGGGGCGTGGGGTGGCATGGGGTCTATGGACAAGACCCCTGACACGCAGCCCGCTGTTGCCCCGACCCCCGATGGCAAGCCCGAGCTTCAGCCTCAGGGCATCCCTGCGGCGCTGTTCATGATCCAGCAGGTCCATGCTCACCCGCATGAGGTGACGATCATCGAAGCTGGCCCCATGACCAATCTGGCTTTGGCCATTCGTCTGGACCCGAGCTTTGCGAGCACGGCGAAACAGCTTGTCTTTATGGGCGGCTATCTTGACCTGGCGATGATGTCTGTCACCGGCAATGCGGATAACGGATCGGATTTCAATCTGATTTTCGATCCCGAGGCCGCCCATATTACCCTGACCGCACCCTGGGCCCATATCACCTCTGTCGCCAATGTCTCCAATGACGTGGTACTCAGCAAGGCTGAGGTCGAGGCCATTGCGAGAGATCATCGCTCGGCCGCCACCGATTATCTCGTGCGCTACTATGTCCCGCTGGCCATGTGGGATGAAGTCACGAGCGCCATCGTGGCCGATCCCTCCCTGGTTACCAAGAAACAGGACGCCTATATGGATGTCGAGATCGGAAAGGGCATTGGCTATGGCCACGCCTATGTCTGGCCGGATGCCCTGGCACCCAAGGCAATGGGCGTTCGGAAGGTCAGCATCGTGCAGGCCATCGATGTCGATCGCTTCAAGAAGCTCTATGCTGGCTGGGCGCAGGGCTTCATGGGAAAGCACTGA
- a CDS encoding glycosyltransferase family 4 protein encodes MRILEITNVDFAMRQFIHPLMRALREAGHEVEGGCAEGDHLVPVRDDGFVVHALPMARSYSPVAQWRALRAIIRLIRHTRPDLVHGHMPISGFLARIAAWWCDVPLIAYTCHGYLFNQPGSWRRRVLSFVMEWLAGQVTDRYMTVSHAEARDARRLRIHPWPKAVGNGRDPQLYRPDQTIRRAYREALGLDDTSIVVIAVSRIVRHKGYPELLRAMEAVPDAILVIVGERLASDHGDSMTTEFAAAASALGDRLRLLGYREDTSRLLAAADIFALPSHFEGLPMSVIEAMLSGLPVVATDIRGPNEQVVHGETGFLVPPGLAAPLADALNQLVRNPALRTAMGQAGRDRATQLYDEKKVLSRVVTLLS; translated from the coding sequence TTGCGTATTCTCGAAATCACCAATGTCGATTTCGCCATGCGGCAGTTCATCCACCCGCTGATGCGGGCCTTGCGTGAAGCCGGACATGAGGTCGAGGGTGGCTGTGCCGAGGGGGATCATCTCGTCCCCGTTCGGGATGATGGTTTTGTCGTGCATGCCCTCCCCATGGCGCGGTCCTACTCACCGGTTGCGCAATGGCGCGCGCTCAGAGCGATCATCCGGCTCATCAGGCACACCCGACCTGATCTTGTGCATGGCCATATGCCGATCAGCGGTTTTCTGGCGCGTATTGCCGCCTGGTGGTGCGATGTGCCGCTCATCGCCTATACCTGCCACGGTTATCTGTTCAACCAGCCGGGGTCCTGGCGGCGTCGGGTTCTGTCCTTCGTGATGGAGTGGCTGGCGGGACAAGTGACCGACCGCTACATGACCGTATCGCATGCCGAAGCGCGCGATGCCCGGAGGTTACGTATCCACCCCTGGCCAAAAGCCGTTGGAAATGGTCGTGATCCGCAGCTCTACCGGCCTGATCAGACAATCCGGCGCGCGTATCGCGAGGCGCTTGGTCTGGATGACACGTCAATCGTGGTTATCGCAGTATCACGCATCGTGCGCCACAAGGGGTATCCAGAATTATTGCGAGCGATGGAGGCCGTGCCAGACGCTATACTTGTGATCGTGGGAGAGCGTCTTGCCTCTGATCATGGCGACAGCATGACGACCGAGTTCGCTGCTGCCGCGTCAGCTCTTGGAGATCGTTTGCGCCTGCTGGGTTACCGCGAGGATACGTCAAGGCTGCTGGCTGCAGCGGATATTTTTGCACTGCCGAGCCATTTTGAAGGTCTCCCCATGTCGGTCATCGAGGCCATGCTGAGTGGTCTGCCAGTGGTAGCAACCGATATCCGCGGACCCAATGAGCAGGTTGTGCATGGTGAAACCGGATTTCTGGTACCGCCGGGTCTGGCGGCGCCCCTTGCCGATGCACTGAACCAGCTCGTGCGGAATCCGGCCTTGCGGACCGCCATGGGGCAGGCCGGGCGGGATCGAGCCACGCAGCTTTATGACGAGAAGAAGGTTCTGAGCCGTGTGGTGACGCTGCTGAGTTGA
- the hemW gene encoding radical SAM family heme chaperone HemW, with product MSVAPPLSLYVHWPFCLAKCPYCDFNSHVRDVIPHERFTAALRQELAHDAARTGRRSLRSIFFGGGTPSLMRPETVALIIQDALHHFDAAPDLEITLEANPTSVEREKLAGFAQAGVNRISLGIQSLNEDSLRFLGREHSAGQAVQALETARTLFPRLSFDLIYARPGQSLSAWETELREALALASDHLSLYQLTIEQGTKFEALYRQGRFTLPEGDEAARLYEKTAEIAGLFGMRDYEISNYARPGAESRHNLTYWRYQDYIGIGPGAHGRLTLDDTLLATRRHRAPEIWADRVEQRGSGSTEETPLSSEERGREALLMGLRLREGIDLDWFATRTGRQLAECVDPTIFEAAQEENYLSLQDNRLIATDEGRVRLEALLGALVL from the coding sequence CTGAGCGTAGCACCGCCGCTCTCGCTCTATGTGCACTGGCCCTTCTGTCTGGCCAAATGCCCCTATTGCGACTTCAACTCGCATGTGCGCGACGTCATCCCGCATGAGCGCTTCACAGCGGCGCTGCGTCAGGAGCTCGCCCATGATGCTGCCCGCACGGGGCGGCGCAGCCTGCGCTCGATCTTTTTCGGTGGCGGCACACCGTCGCTCATGCGCCCTGAAACCGTCGCCCTGATCATTCAGGATGCCCTGCACCATTTCGACGCCGCGCCTGATCTAGAAATCACACTCGAAGCCAATCCAACCAGTGTGGAGCGCGAGAAACTTGCCGGTTTTGCTCAGGCGGGGGTCAATCGGATATCGCTCGGCATCCAGAGCCTGAACGAGGATTCCCTGCGGTTTCTGGGCCGCGAACATTCGGCCGGACAGGCCGTGCAGGCTTTGGAGACAGCGCGCACCCTCTTCCCGCGGCTTTCTTTCGACCTGATTTATGCCCGCCCCGGCCAGAGTCTGAGCGCCTGGGAGACAGAGCTGCGCGAGGCGCTTGCCCTCGCCTCCGATCACCTGTCCCTCTATCAGCTCACCATCGAACAGGGCACGAAGTTCGAGGCGCTCTATCGACAGGGGCGGTTCACCCTGCCTGAGGGAGATGAGGCCGCTCGCCTGTATGAAAAGACTGCCGAAATCGCAGGCCTTTTCGGAATGCGGGATTACGAAATCTCGAATTATGCCCGCCCCGGTGCCGAGAGCCGTCACAACCTCACCTACTGGCGCTATCAGGATTATATCGGCATCGGGCCGGGAGCGCATGGCAGGCTGACGCTGGACGACACACTTCTGGCCACACGGCGGCATCGTGCTCCGGAAATCTGGGCAGACCGTGTCGAACAGCGAGGAAGCGGGTCGACCGAGGAAACGCCTCTGTCGTCCGAAGAACGCGGGCGTGAGGCGCTCCTGATGGGGTTACGCCTGCGCGAAGGGATTGATCTGGACTGGTTCGCAACACGTACAGGACGCCAACTGGCCGAGTGTGTGGACCCGACGATTTTCGAGGCGGCGCAGGAAGAGAATTATCTCAGCCTTCAGGACAACCGGCTCATTGCCACGGACGAAGGTCGTGTGAGGCTCGAAGCCCTGCTGGGTGCTCTGGTCCTCTGA
- a CDS encoding heparinase II/III family protein, translating to MLGRWAREARLSFARLPSSVPGLARAPDRPVHAIRDIWPGNPDHGALLVSGAARFEGRSIPLRVTDWEYADVSPATRDWLQGFTWLRDLRALGSDEARLYARSIVSSWLDQPPIDPLVLNATATGARLASWLGHFDFFAASASEGFRQRLMDRLLVEGRLVSIMLPLAEQGWRNFTALKGLLSVAVAIPSQTGFLQRFHRFLDQEIERQILPDGTLRERSPLAQMEATRELAEISVFMRMAQLSPSESVQNALARLCPVLRALRHGDGGLALFHGSKEQDDRQIDRIIQYGARQRLLASAMPDGGFWRIAAGKALLFVDGGAPPSVNYDRNAHAAPLSLEFSFGRQRLFVNCGGAAGGSWKHALRQTAAHSSLVVENTSCCDIGADGAIIRRPAHVTLAHQSQDGAHWVDAQHDGWYPGFGVHWRRRLYLGPTGEDLRGEECVDGERRVAFALRFHLHPSVTAELAPDGDEVLMHAGGMIWRFRQEGGALSLEKSVYAGGEKPVSAFQIVVRPVAQPDQVPQDQALQADAQLDGLASTRQALPVEQGQDAPDAQTAPDSSSCEHLSGDADPDGNNAPPERAVPVVEALPSRQVLQWVMERVPE from the coding sequence ATGCTCGGACGCTGGGCGCGTGAAGCTCGTCTTTCATTTGCCCGGCTTCCATCAAGTGTGCCGGGGCTTGCGCGTGCGCCAGACCGGCCTGTCCATGCCATAAGGGATATCTGGCCCGGCAACCCGGACCATGGAGCCCTGCTCGTTAGCGGCGCGGCCCGATTCGAGGGGCGGTCCATACCCCTGCGTGTGACAGATTGGGAATATGCCGATGTTTCCCCGGCAACACGTGACTGGCTGCAAGGCTTTACCTGGCTGCGCGATCTGCGCGCACTTGGGAGCGACGAAGCCCGGCTCTATGCCCGTTCGATCGTCAGCAGCTGGCTCGATCAGCCGCCAATTGATCCCCTCGTGCTCAATGCTACGGCGACAGGTGCCCGTCTGGCCTCCTGGCTTGGCCATTTTGATTTCTTCGCGGCGTCAGCCAGTGAGGGGTTCAGGCAGCGATTGATGGATCGCCTCCTTGTAGAGGGGCGGTTGGTTTCCATCATGCTGCCTCTCGCAGAACAGGGGTGGCGCAATTTCACGGCGCTTAAGGGGCTGCTTTCCGTCGCAGTGGCCATACCCTCGCAAACCGGGTTTCTGCAGCGTTTTCATCGCTTTCTGGATCAGGAAATCGAGCGGCAGATCCTGCCTGATGGTACGCTGCGCGAGCGTAGTCCGCTGGCGCAAATGGAAGCGACGCGGGAACTGGCCGAGATCAGTGTGTTCATGCGCATGGCGCAGCTCTCTCCGTCGGAGTCCGTTCAGAACGCCCTCGCACGGCTCTGCCCCGTTTTGCGTGCGCTCAGGCACGGTGATGGTGGATTGGCCCTGTTTCATGGTAGCAAGGAGCAGGATGATCGCCAGATAGACAGGATCATCCAGTATGGTGCGCGTCAGAGGCTTCTGGCCTCGGCCATGCCGGATGGCGGGTTCTGGCGCATTGCGGCGGGCAAGGCCCTCCTTTTTGTCGATGGTGGTGCGCCCCCTTCGGTCAACTATGACCGCAATGCCCACGCAGCCCCGCTGTCTCTCGAGTTTTCGTTCGGTCGCCAGCGCCTTTTTGTGAATTGCGGTGGCGCTGCCGGGGGCTCGTGGAAGCATGCGCTGCGTCAAACCGCGGCTCATTCATCTCTCGTGGTCGAGAATACCTCATGCTGTGATATTGGGGCTGATGGCGCGATCATTCGCCGTCCTGCCCATGTCACCCTGGCTCATCAAAGTCAGGACGGCGCCCATTGGGTCGATGCCCAGCATGATGGCTGGTATCCCGGTTTTGGTGTGCATTGGCGCCGGCGCCTCTATCTTGGCCCGACAGGGGAGGATCTGCGGGGCGAGGAATGTGTAGATGGCGAACGTCGCGTTGCCTTCGCCCTGCGCTTTCACCTGCATCCTTCCGTAACGGCTGAACTCGCGCCTGATGGTGATGAGGTGTTGATGCATGCAGGTGGCATGATCTGGCGTTTCCGCCAGGAAGGCGGGGCCCTGTCGCTGGAGAAGAGCGTTTATGCCGGTGGCGAGAAACCGGTTTCGGCCTTCCAGATTGTCGTGAGACCCGTCGCTCAACCGGACCAGGTTCCACAGGATCAGGCTCTTCAGGCGGATGCGCAGCTCGATGGTCTCGCATCGACAAGGCAGGCGTTACCAGTCGAGCAAGGGCAAGACGCCCCCGATGCACAGACGGCGCCCGACTCTTCTTCTTGTGAACACCTCTCTGGTGACGCGGACCCTGACGGAAACAACGCCCCCCCCGAGCGTGCCGTGCCGGTCGTCGAGGCGCTACCTTCCCGTCAGGTGCTTCAGTGGGTCATGGAGCGTGTACCGGAATGA
- a CDS encoding YggS family pyridoxal phosphate-dependent enzyme, which translates to MTNDTLSSRLDRIRARIDAACLTAQRQRESVQLVAVSKFHPAAAIEQALEAGQRLFGENRVQEAREKFPALRETWPDLRLHIIGGLQTNKALDACRVADCIESLDRPGLADAIARAGDRLGRLPDLFVQVNTGDEPQKSGIPREEADAFITLCRTRFDNAVKGLMCIPPEDEEPAPHFAYLAQLAQAHGLAECSMGMSADFETAIAHGATLVRVGTAIFGSRPTI; encoded by the coding sequence ATGACAAACGACACGCTCTCCTCCCGTCTCGACCGGATTCGTGCGCGTATCGATGCCGCCTGCCTGACAGCCCAGCGCCAGAGGGAGAGCGTACAGCTCGTTGCCGTCAGCAAGTTTCATCCGGCTGCCGCCATCGAGCAGGCCCTTGAGGCCGGGCAACGCCTGTTCGGCGAAAACCGCGTTCAGGAAGCCAGGGAGAAGTTCCCCGCCCTGCGCGAAACCTGGCCTGATTTGCGCCTGCATATCATCGGTGGCCTGCAAACCAACAAGGCGCTGGACGCATGTCGCGTGGCCGATTGCATTGAATCCCTCGATCGACCTGGCCTGGCGGATGCCATCGCCCGTGCCGGCGACCGCCTTGGCCGCCTGCCTGACCTGTTCGTTCAGGTCAACACAGGTGATGAGCCTCAGAAATCGGGTATCCCGCGCGAGGAGGCCGATGCATTCATCACGCTGTGCCGGACGCGTTTCGACAACGCTGTGAAGGGACTGATGTGCATCCCTCCCGAGGATGAGGAACCAGCCCCCCACTTCGCATACCTTGCACAGCTGGCGCAGGCTCATGGTCTGGCAGAGTGCTCCATGGGCATGTCAGCCGATTTCGAAACCGCGATCGCCCATGGCGCAACACTCGTGCGCGTAGGCACCGCAATCTTCGGCAGTCGTCCCACCATCTGA
- a CDS encoding potassium transporter Kup, giving the protein MTDRPAGQPGSTTAEPGSVVRNATDGQGSIREFGANDGLHKKAPVGLAGLLGVLGVVYGDIGTSPLYAFQASVQIVGSIRHPAESWEIMGIESLIFWALMLVVTIKYVMLVMRADHDGEGGIIALMSLAQRVCKSPKYRWFFGIVGIGGACLFFGDGIITPAVSVLSAIEGIEVSVPSASHIIIPVAIIILIALFSAQALGTGKIGRAFGPIMMIWFLTLAVMGIHSIAQTPHILMALSPYYAAQFVLYHGWLAFIALGSVVLSVTGAEALYADMGHFGRTPIRYAWLFFVLPSLTLNYLGQGALLLRNPAALQNPFYHLAPGWAQIPLLLLATMATVIASQAGISGGFSLCRQLIQLGYLPRMRITHTNAEEEAQIYLPVFNWVLALGSILLVLSFRSSSALAAAYGIAVTGTFMCTAVLAMVVFRRVFNWSAPLAGLVFGFFLLSDGTFFAANVLKIPDGGWVPLAIGVSATILMTTWARGRSLIRTRQMADSLPMASFLARLPQSRTVRVPGMAVFLTANPDTVPTCLLHNLKHNKVLHDHVLFVTVQNLDQPEAERGHRAMVQELAPNIHRVIVRYGFMEMPNLPKALEELNATGVEFDAIQASYFVSRELVVRSTLPKLSIWRMWLFLLMVRNAVPSTEFFRIPPDRVVELGVRIAI; this is encoded by the coding sequence ATGACAGACAGGCCTGCCGGACAGCCAGGTTCCACCACCGCAGAACCAGGGTCCGTTGTCAGAAACGCAACCGACGGGCAGGGCTCCATCCGCGAGTTCGGCGCGAATGACGGCCTGCACAAGAAAGCCCCTGTCGGTCTGGCCGGTCTTCTGGGCGTTCTGGGAGTGGTTTATGGCGATATCGGCACCAGCCCGCTCTACGCCTTTCAGGCCTCTGTCCAGATCGTCGGCTCCATCCGTCACCCAGCGGAAAGCTGGGAGATCATGGGCATCGAGAGCCTGATTTTCTGGGCACTCATGCTGGTCGTCACCATTAAGTACGTCATGCTTGTCATGCGCGCCGACCATGATGGCGAAGGCGGTATCATCGCGCTGATGTCTCTGGCACAGCGCGTGTGCAAATCGCCCAAATATCGCTGGTTCTTCGGCATTGTAGGTATTGGCGGGGCCTGCCTCTTCTTTGGTGATGGCATCATTACCCCAGCGGTTTCCGTTCTCTCGGCCATCGAAGGTATCGAGGTCTCGGTGCCGTCAGCCTCCCACATCATCATACCAGTGGCGATCATCATCCTGATTGCCCTGTTCAGCGCGCAAGCACTCGGCACTGGCAAGATCGGTCGTGCCTTTGGCCCGATCATGATGATCTGGTTTCTGACGCTGGCCGTCATGGGTATCCATTCCATTGCCCAGACGCCGCATATCCTGATGGCGCTTTCGCCTTATTACGCCGCGCAGTTCGTGCTCTATCATGGATGGCTGGCCTTCATCGCCCTGGGCTCTGTCGTTCTTTCCGTGACAGGCGCCGAGGCGCTTTATGCCGATATGGGGCATTTCGGTCGGACGCCCATCCGCTATGCGTGGCTGTTTTTCGTTCTGCCGTCCCTGACGCTGAATTATCTGGGTCAGGGTGCCCTTCTTCTCCGCAACCCGGCAGCGTTGCAAAATCCGTTTTACCATCTGGCCCCCGGCTGGGCCCAGATTCCGCTTCTGCTGCTTGCCACCATGGCAACCGTGATTGCCAGCCAGGCCGGCATTTCGGGTGGCTTCTCGCTCTGCCGTCAGCTTATCCAGCTGGGCTATCTGCCCCGTATGCGCATCACCCATACCAATGCGGAGGAAGAGGCACAGATCTATCTTCCCGTGTTCAACTGGGTGCTTGCCCTGGGTTCGATCCTGCTCGTTCTCTCCTTCCGCTCCTCCTCGGCTCTGGCAGCGGCTTACGGCATTGCCGTGACAGGCACCTTCATGTGCACGGCCGTTCTGGCCATGGTGGTGTTCCGTCGCGTGTTCAACTGGAGCGCTCCTCTGGCAGGTCTCGTCTTCGGGTTCTTCCTGCTCAGCGATGGAACCTTCTTTGCAGCGAATGTGCTTAAGATCCCCGATGGCGGCTGGGTGCCTCTGGCGATCGGTGTTTCTGCCACCATTCTCATGACCACGTGGGCGCGCGGTCGCAGCCTGATCCGCACCCGCCAGATGGCAGATTCACTGCCCATGGCGTCCTTTCTGGCGCGTCTGCCGCAATCACGCACCGTCAGGGTGCCCGGCATGGCCGTGTTCCTGACGGCCAATCCCGATACCGTCCCCACCTGTCTCCTGCACAATCTCAAGCATAACAAGGTGCTGCACGACCACGTTCTGTTCGTGACGGTGCAGAACCTCGATCAGCCCGAGGCAGAGCGCGGCCATCGTGCGATGGTGCAGGAGCTGGCGCCGAATATTCACCGTGTGATTGTTCGCTACGGCTTCATGGAAATGCCCAATCTGCCCAAGGCCCTAGAGGAACTGAATGCGACCGGGGTTGAGTTCGATGCCATCCAGGCCTCGTATTTCGTCTCACGTGAGCTCGTCGTGCGCTCCACCCTGCCCAAGCTTTCAATCTGGCGCATGTGGCTGTTCCTGCTCATGGTACGCAATGCTGTCCCCAGCACCGAATTCTTCCGTATCCCGCCTGATCGTGTGGTCGAGCTTGGTGTGAGGATCGCAATCTGA
- a CDS encoding RsmB/NOP family class I SAM-dependent RNA methyltransferase, with product MSKAPSQIPADPTRDLAFDIVCGVVEHRRMLETTLDRSPLTDPRDRASAHRLAATVLRHMGSMTELLQPLLRREPPAPVRCALLMGVAQLRHLETPPHAAVGTIVSLLRRRGLAPFAGLANAVLRRVARDGDELAEGLDADRLDVPAWLWTAWGHRARDIAAGLHREAPIDLTLKPGAVAPEGGEMMPNGSVRFAPGTRVTELEGFEEGAFWVQDAAATMPARLLNISPGQSVVDLCAAPGGKTAQLAVAGAKVYAVEREETRARRLKQNLERLRLDAEVIIADALQWQPEEKVDAVLLDAPCSATGTLRRHPDVLWVKRPRDVLALAKDQDRLIDAAGAMLKPGGILLYAVCSLQDEEGPQRVAAAVKRGWVLEPFTAEELAAMPETLTKQGTFRTHPGMWAEQGGMDGFFAARLRKTA from the coding sequence ATGTCCAAAGCACCTTCTCAGATTCCCGCCGATCCGACACGCGATCTGGCCTTCGATATTGTCTGCGGTGTCGTCGAGCATCGACGTATGCTGGAGACGACGCTCGACCGCAGCCCGCTGACCGACCCAAGGGATCGTGCAAGCGCTCACCGGCTTGCGGCGACCGTGCTGCGGCATATGGGCAGCATGACCGAATTGCTGCAACCGCTCCTGCGGCGCGAGCCGCCTGCGCCCGTGCGCTGCGCTTTGCTGATGGGTGTCGCACAGCTGCGTCATCTGGAGACACCACCCCATGCTGCGGTGGGCACGATTGTCTCCCTGCTGCGTCGTCGTGGGCTGGCGCCCTTTGCCGGGCTTGCCAACGCCGTGCTGCGGCGTGTGGCGCGCGATGGTGACGAACTGGCCGAGGGCCTTGATGCCGACCGGCTTGATGTTCCGGCCTGGCTCTGGACGGCCTGGGGGCACCGGGCTCGCGATATCGCGGCCGGGCTGCATCGCGAGGCGCCGATCGATCTGACCCTGAAACCGGGCGCTGTGGCGCCGGAAGGCGGGGAGATGATGCCCAATGGCAGTGTGCGTTTCGCACCGGGGACGCGGGTGACGGAGCTTGAAGGCTTCGAGGAAGGCGCGTTCTGGGTTCAGGATGCGGCGGCCACCATGCCAGCGCGGCTGCTGAATATCTCGCCGGGACAGAGCGTTGTCGATCTTTGCGCGGCGCCGGGTGGCAAGACAGCCCAGCTGGCTGTGGCCGGGGCAAAGGTCTATGCAGTCGAGCGCGAGGAAACGCGCGCCAGGCGCCTCAAGCAGAATCTTGAGCGCCTCAGGCTCGATGCCGAGGTGATTATCGCCGATGCCCTGCAATGGCAGCCAGAAGAAAAAGTTGACGCGGTTCTGCTCGATGCGCCGTGCTCTGCGACGGGAACATTGCGTCGTCATCCGGACGTCCTGTGGGTCAAGCGCCCGCGTGACGTGCTGGCGCTTGCGAAGGATCAGGATCGCCTGATCGATGCCGCTGGCGCCATGCTCAAGCCGGGCGGCATCCTGCTTTACGCCGTGTGCTCCCTTCAGGATGAGGAAGGTCCTCAGCGCGTGGCAGCAGCAGTCAAACGCGGCTGGGTGCTTGAGCCTTTTACGGCTGAAGAGCTCGCGGCCATGCCAGAGACGCTCACAAAACAGGGAACATTCCGCACTCATCCCGGCATGTGGGCCGAGCAGGGCGGTATGGATGGCTTTTTCGCTGCAAGGCTGCGCAAGACGGCCTGA